CCTGCAGCAATTCTCAGCCCGGTGATCGAACATGAGACGAAAGCCCCACAAATATGTGAGGTGAATGGGGCTGATGTGACTAGGTACCTTTTGTCACTTTGAAAGAATCCCGGGGAACGATGACGTTGGACGTGAATGGGCCGCCGGTCCACTATATATTTGTTATTCGATGCTTCACTCCTTGCAATCGGGGAGTGGTGCAGGCTGGAACAATGCCGTGGCCCACAGACCAGCCACATACCTTCTGGCAATCAACACAGTGGCACAAAGCCTTCACTAGAGGCTCGGCTGGATTGAGTACGATGTTAGTCAACCCTACGCAGTAGCGGGTTAATATGCaacatgtacatacagtcAGAGGTGTATGCAATTGCACCGCACATGCAGCTTCCTGCTAGGGTCATTATGTCGGTTATTTAATGCAGGGATGGATGATAAATTCCGATATATATCGATAGGGATGGGGTAAAGAAGAATCCACTGTTTCTCACAAGCCAACGGGCTGTATTTATGTTCTGTCTACTGTAGTACGACGTCAAACCTTATGACATCTACCAAGCACCGGATATCTACGGTCCTAGCAATCACCGAAGGAAAGCCTCGGGATGTTGGGCTTTAGGTTATTTCGGCGTTTGCTTGACGCTGACCCCAAAGACCGGGAGCCCACTTATCTCTTTACTATATTGTAGACGGGCTAACCAAATTCGACTAGCGTCTTGACCTTTCGTAGAGGGTCAAGTACAGTGTATTTCTATGAGCTCTGTCTGCAAGAGGCTACAATCGTTTCCATCAAGAGTAAATAACTATGTAATTTTCTCAAGAAGCCCTTGTTCACAGTCTTGCGAGAAAAGCTCAGGGTACTGGATTAGGCTTAGTGTCGCCATCATGTCGGCATTTTAGTACAGAGTTGGAGTGAGCCAGATGAATACATATCTCCAGCTCAACACATAGCATTGGCCCAGATGTGGCACATGTTGATGTGGGTTTTTACCTGAATGGAAATAGTTGTCCTCCATTGTACGTCAATTCACGAATAATAATTGACAAGACCGAAGCACAGACCTCGGTCGTCTCCACAATTCGGCGATTAGAAATAGTGCCATGGCCGATATGAATGATTTGGCTCATCCATACGAGAACACTGTTTGGTGTTACCGACCATgaaacaaaacaaagcaaGCGAAGGGGCTTAGACTTAGTTAGGTATATCATTTGTAGAACATTAAAGCATACTAGCTTTGACCGGGACTTGCACGGGAATTGCATGGATCGTAGGATTATTCAACTCTACTATGGTACATGCTTTATAAACAGACGCAACTAAGTCACAGAGCAGTCTAGTCCAGTTTGATAAATTGGCAACCGTTCCGGACCATATCATGGACGCACTCCTTCGCACAcgagaaagggaaattgCATCGTCTTCTTACCAccatcatggcttccatTATCATCCTCCCATCCCTCGACATCTTTATCCAGCTTCCATCCGACCCATACCTTAACTTGCTCGAAGCCAACCTCCTTCAGTAGGTCTTCGATCCACTGACGCGGGATGCCGTGCCGTTCCACGCCTTCCAACTTTGACTTCGGATGAAACTTGATCGCCTCGGGACCAAAGTCCTCGAAATCCGTCAGAGCTATTCTGCCCCCAGGCTTGAGGCAGCCCAGGAGCATCTGGAGAAAAGGCCGCAGATCAGGAATATGATGTAGCACCAGATGCGACAAGGCCAGATCAAACTTTCTCCGACCTGCTGAAGGATGCTTCTCATCActgggaggaagaacaggATCCTCAGGGTCCTCTAATAACTTGCAAATAGGCACAATATTTCGTGGAGAGCCGGGCAGGGTCGTCTTCGCCTTCAACATCTCAATCATACCGTCTGCCGTGTCAACGGCGACGATCTCGCGGACCAGTGGTGCTACCCGCACACTCAACAAGCCTGTTCCACAGCCCACCTCGAGaacatccaagccagtcCCGGT
The sequence above is a segment of the Aspergillus oryzae RIB40 DNA, chromosome 3 genome. Coding sequences within it:
- a CDS encoding class I SAM-dependent DNA methyltransferase (predicted protein), producing the protein MSNAPNTAGNERFNAEAANWDNNPSVQEATRLAYETLRPLIENLSEKQATTGTGLDVLEVGCGTGLLSVRVAPLVREIVAVDTADGMIEMLKAKTTLPGSPRNIVPICKLLEDPEDPVLPPSDEKHPSAGRRKFDLALSHLVLHHIPDLRPFLQMLLGCLKPGGRIALTDFEDFGPEAIKFHPKSKLEGVERHGIPRQWIEDLLKEVGFEQVKVWVGWKLDKDVEGWEDDNGSHDGGKKTMQFPFLVCEGVRP